CGCCATGCGGTCTTGAAGGGGTGCAGCTTGACCTTTGAAGCACCAAATTTCTCAAGACTGACGGGCTTAACATCTTTGTCGAGCCTTACGGTGAAGGAGAGGTCATCTCCCACAGCTACGACGTTCTCGTAGATTTTTCTCATCTCACTCTGCAATTCCCACGGCTTCCAGTCCCTCTCGTTGGCCTTTTCGTAGAGCTTCAGAATTGTTTGCCTCATGTAGCCACTGCCACAGCAGTTTTAAAGCCCTTTTCCAATTTTCTCTGTGAACCTCTGCAGGGAGTGCTATGGCATCATCGGCGAAGGTGTGGTTGCAGAGAAATGCGAGGCGTGCTGCAACGCCTTCGACAGAGTTGAGGAGTTTGCCGAGGAGATTGTGAAAAAGATGTCAGAGTACGAATTCGAGACATTCAACGTTGGGAGCAGGGTTTGGGGCAGTTTGAAAGCCCTGCAAGAATATCTGTCGCTGAAGGGGATTGAGTACGAGATAAAGCAGAGGTTCAACACAAAGCTTGCCAGAGCCATCGAAGAGAAAACTGGAAGTAAAAGAACCCTTAATCCAGACATAACCGTTCTGTTCGACCTCGAAACCTTCACCTTTGAGCTTCAGATAAGGCCCGTTTTCATCTACGGAAGATACCTGAAGAGGGTCAGGAACATCTCGCAGACGAGGTGGCTGTGCGGGTATTGCAATGGAGAAGGCTGTGAAGTATGCAACTTCACCGGGAAGAAGTACGTTTCATCGGTTGAGGAGCTAATTGCCATGCCCGCTGTCAGGCTTTTCAAAGCGAGAGATGCAAAGCTCCACGGTGCTGGAAGGGAGGACGTTGATGCGAGAATGCTTGGAACTGGCAGACCCTTTGTGCTTGAGGTAATCGAGCCAAGAAAGAGGTTTGTTGACCTGAAGGAGCTTGAAGAGGCTATAAATTCCCAGAAGTGGGTTGCTGTTAGGGATCTTGAGTACACAGATGCTGAGAAGGTCAGAGAGGTGAAAACGGAGAGGCACAGAAAGACCTACAGGGCGAAGGTCGTTTTTGAGGAGAAGGTTGAGAGGGAAAGGCTAATTGAGGCCCTTGAAAGCCTTAAGGGAGAGATAAGGCAGAGAACTCCCATGAGAGTTTCGCACAGAAGGGCGGACAGGGTTAGGGTGAGAAGGCTTTACGATGCAAGGTTGATTCACCACACCGGCAGGGTTGCGGTGGTGGAGTTTGAGGCCGAGGCGGGGCTCTACATCAAGGAGCTTGTCAGCGGGGATAACGGAAGAACAAGGCCGAGTCTGGCAGAAAAAGTTGGAGTAAATGCGAGAGTTGACAGGTTGGATGTGATAGCTGTCAGCTGATTTCAATCAGCCTGTAGTTTTGCGTTCCCAGTTCAAGCTTTTCGGCATAGTTAAGCATCCCCTCAACGTCCGTCCAGTCCCAGAACTTCTTGTCTTTCAGCAATGCTCCGCTTAGATTCTCAGCCTGCCTGTACAAGTCCACGCTTGCCCTGTCTATTGCGAGAATATCCTTTGAGGCCATTATGCCCAGGTCAGGCACAACTGGCAGGTCGCTGTAGGGGTGGCAGTCGCAGTGGGGGGTGATGTCCATCAGGAAGTTCAGGTAGGCGAAGTTCTTCTGCACCTTAAAAACACCCTTCGTGCACTCCACTATTCTCTCCGACACATCTCTGCCAAAAACCCAGAAGGTTTTAACAGCCCCATAATCACAGGCCTCCGAGCAGCCGAGGCACTTGACGCACTTCTCCCTGTTAATCTGGTAGTCCTCTATCGCATTGCTTGGACAGATTTTCACGCACTCATCGCACTTCGTGCACTTCTCTTCATCAATCTGCGGGTAGTCGGACATGTGGATGTCGAATTTGGAGGGCTTTGCAACGCAGCCAACCCCCACGTTCTTTATGCTCCCCCCAACCCCAGCCTGCATGTGCAGCTTGAAGTGGGTGCAGCAGATGACCGCATCGCATTCAGCAATGGCCTTAGCCACCTTCACCGAGTTAAGGTGTTTCCCCTCTACCGGCACCTCAACGTAGTCGAAGCCCAGCAATCCGTCGGCGATGATTATCGGGGCCTTCAGGGTTTGGTGGGTGTATCCGTTTTCTTCAGCAATGTTTATTCTCCCCACCGCAGTGCATCTTGGCCTCAGCATCCCCAGACCGGTAGTTTCCGTCACAAAAGGCCTTCCACCAGCCTCGATAACCTTCTCAACAACTGTCCTTATGAAGACGCTCCTCAGAGTTCTTGTTGTGCCCCTATCGCCAAAATGCGTTTTTACCGCTACAACATCCCCCTTTGAAACCACATCAAGAACACCGCTCTCATCTATCAGCTTTTCCAGCTTTCTAACAGCACTCAAATCGGGCTGATACCATTTAGCTGGATCTGTAACCTCCGCCCTTGTGCTTGTGTAAAAAACATCCTTCATAAACTCTCTTTCAGCATCCTCTTAATTATCTCTTTCGCCTCATTGGAATCAAAATCGCTTTTGTCAAGGGGGACCGAGGACTTTATAATTCTGACCTTTCCATCCTCTTTAGTTTCCACAATATTGGGAAAGAACATGGAAATTGAAACTTCCACACTCTTCTCGTGGGCATCCTTGACTAAGGTGAAAATGCTGTTTGATTTCTCCTTTTCAACTCTCACAAGTAAAGCCCTTAAGAAGTGGAGGATTCTCTGATATGTGTGGTAGATGAGCAACCCCGAGATTGAGTTCATTATCAGAAGGTAGCTGCCATCAAGACCGTCAAGCACTTTGTTTATGGCCAGGCTCACCTCGTTGAGGTTCAGGGGGTTGGAAACGATTATGTCTCTGCTGTCTTCTGAGTTCTTCTTCCCCCACGTGTAGGTGTCGATAATCCACACATCTTCTCTTCCAATTCTTTTTCTGACAAAATATGCGCTGGAGAGAGTGGTAACCCAAACTACATTGTCGAATTCCTTCGAAACATCCTCGAGGATCTTGCACTTGCCCGTTCCAGGGGGGCCATTAATCAGTACGTGTGTCATCTAAATTCCTCTCTGCAAGGTGTTGGCTTAGGTGTTCAGATAGGTTTTAAACTTTTACGCTTTTATCGTTACCAATGGAAGATGTTTTGCTTACGCCAGAGAGGGCGGCAATTGTGGGAAATACAGCTGTAATAGCCGACCTGCATCTCGGATTTGAGAATGTGTTGCAGGAGAGAGGCTACGCTGTACCGAGAATGCAGGTGGAGGAAATAAAAGCTAGAGTTGCGAGCATTGTGGAGAAGTACGGTATCGCCAAAATCGTGGTGGCGGGAGACTTAAAGCATGAGTTCAGCAAAAATTTACCGTACGAGTGGGAGGACGTCAGGGAGTTTATAGAATCCGTTAATGTGGAGCTTGAGGTTGTGAGAGGAAACCATGACAACTACCTCGCAGCAATTCTGGCTGAGTACGGAATAGAGCTTAAGGAGAGCGTAAGGGTTGGAGATTATCTGGTCGTTCATGGCCATAAGGATTGCGAGGAGGAGAAGGTGATAATGGGGCATGAGCATCCGGCCGTGAAGGTGAGAGTGAGGGGAGCTTTGTACACTTTCCCATGCTACCTCGTTGCGGATGGAGC
The nucleotide sequence above comes from Archaeoglobus fulgidus DSM 4304. Encoded proteins:
- a CDS encoding tRNA pseudouridine(54/55) synthase Pus10 — translated: MNLCRECYGIIGEGVVAEKCEACCNAFDRVEEFAEEIVKKMSEYEFETFNVGSRVWGSLKALQEYLSLKGIEYEIKQRFNTKLARAIEEKTGSKRTLNPDITVLFDLETFTFELQIRPVFIYGRYLKRVRNISQTRWLCGYCNGEGCEVCNFTGKKYVSSVEELIAMPAVRLFKARDAKLHGAGREDVDARMLGTGRPFVLEVIEPRKRFVDLKELEEAINSQKWVAVRDLEYTDAEKVREVKTERHRKTYRAKVVFEEKVERERLIEALESLKGEIRQRTPMRVSHRRADRVRVRRLYDARLIHHTGRVAVVEFEAEAGLYIKELVSGDNGRTRPSLAEKVGVNARVDRLDVIAVS
- a CDS encoding DUF362 domain-containing protein, with translation MKDVFYTSTRAEVTDPAKWYQPDLSAVRKLEKLIDESGVLDVVSKGDVVAVKTHFGDRGTTRTLRSVFIRTVVEKVIEAGGRPFVTETTGLGMLRPRCTAVGRINIAEENGYTHQTLKAPIIIADGLLGFDYVEVPVEGKHLNSVKVAKAIAECDAVICCTHFKLHMQAGVGGSIKNVGVGCVAKPSKFDIHMSDYPQIDEEKCTKCDECVKICPSNAIEDYQINREKCVKCLGCSEACDYGAVKTFWVFGRDVSERIVECTKGVFKVQKNFAYLNFLMDITPHCDCHPYSDLPVVPDLGIMASKDILAIDRASVDLYRQAENLSGALLKDKKFWDWTDVEGMLNYAEKLELGTQNYRLIEIS
- a CDS encoding DUF7090 family protein, whose protein sequence is MTHVLINGPPGTGKCKILEDVSKEFDNVVWVTTLSSAYFVRKRIGREDVWIIDTYTWGKKNSEDSRDIIVSNPLNLNEVSLAINKVLDGLDGSYLLIMNSISGLLIYHTYQRILHFLRALLVRVEKEKSNSIFTLVKDAHEKSVEVSISMFFPNIVETKEDGKVRIIKSSVPLDKSDFDSNEAKEIIKRMLKESL
- a CDS encoding metallophosphoesterase; translated protein: MEDVLLTPERAAIVGNTAVIADLHLGFENVLQERGYAVPRMQVEEIKARVASIVEKYGIAKIVVAGDLKHEFSKNLPYEWEDVREFIESVNVELEVVRGNHDNYLAAILAEYGIELKESVRVGDYLVVHGHKDCEEEKVIMGHEHPAVKVRVRGALYTFPCYLVADGAKIVLPAFSPLMSGSDVLQGNFLSPILQKARKIEVYAIEEEVVYLGSIEDLRKII